A genomic segment from Capra hircus breed San Clemente chromosome 7, ASM170441v1, whole genome shotgun sequence encodes:
- the TMEM161A gene encoding transmembrane protein 161A isoform X1 — protein sequence MISIFRDNFRWRKTWGTVSWVNSEAGSSAETQLAVLGVQLVVTLLTATLMHRLAPHCSFARWLLCNGSLFRYKHPSEAELRALAGKQKPRGRKERRASGCIEEKPLSVPRDAPFQLETCPLTAVDALVLCFFLEYQWFVDFAVYSGGVYLFTEAYYYVLGPAKETNIAVFWCLLTIAFSVKVFLTVTRLYFSAEEGGERSVCLTFAFLFLLLAMLAQVVREETLELGLEPGLDSMSQNLEPLLKMQGWDWALPLVKLAIRVGLAVVGSMLGAFLTFPGLRLAQTHHDALTMSEDRPMLQLLLHTSFLSPLFVLWLWTKPMARDFLHQAPLGRTSFSLLSDSAFDSLRLWVLVVLCLLRLAVTRPHLQAYLCLAKTRVEQLRREAGRIEAREIQQRVVRVYCYVTVVSLQYLTPLILTLNCTLLLKTLGGYSWGLGPVPTLSPTPPSAHDGPVGPEEDEAQQTAALIAGALGSLLTPLFLRGVLAFLIWWIAACQLLSSLFGLYFHQHLAGS from the exons atgATTTCAATTTTCAGGGATAACTTCAGATGGAGGAAGACGTGGGGGACAGTCAGCTGGGTGAACAGTGAAGCTGGAAGTTCAGCTGAGACACAGTTG GCGGTCCTCGGAGTGCAGCTGGTGGTGACGCTGCTCACTGCCACCCTTATGCATAGGCTGGCGCCGCACTGCTCCTTCGCGCGCTGGCTGCTCTGCAACGGCAG TCTCTTCCGATACAAGCACCCTTCGGAGGCAGAGCTGCGGGCCCTGGCAGGGAAGCAGAAGCCCAGGGGCAGGAAGGAGCG GCGGGCCAGTGGCTGTATTGAGGAGAAGCCGTTATCTGTGCCCCGAGACGCCCCGTTCCAGCTGGAGACCTGTCCGCTCACGGCTGTCGACGCGCTTG TCCTGTGCTTCTTCCTGGAGTACCAGTGGTTTGTGGACTTCGCCGTGTACTCAGGTGGCGTGTACCTCTTCACGGAGGCCTACTACTACGTGCTGGGCCCAGCCAAGGAGACCAACATCGCGGTATTCTGGTGTCTGCTCACCATCGCTTTCTCTGT CAAGGTGTTCCTGACGGTGACCCGGCTGTACTTCAGCGCCGAGGAGGGAGGCGAGCGCTCCGTCTGCCTCACCTTTGCCTTCCTCTTCCTGCTGCTGGCCATGCTGGCGCAGGTGGTGCGGGAGGAGACACTGGAGCTGGGCCTGGAGCCAG GCCTGGACAGTATGTCCCAGAACTTGGAGCCACTTCTGAAGATGCAAGGCTGGGACTGGGC TCTTCCTCTGGTCAAGCTGGCCATCCGCGTGGGGCTGGCGGTGGTGGGCTCCATGCTGGGTGCCTTCCTCACCTTCCCAGGCCTGCGACTGGCCCAGACCCACCACGATGCACTGACCATGTCTGAAGACCGGCCCATGCTGCA gctcctcctgcaCACCAGCTTCCTATCCCCCCTGTTTGTCCTGTGGCTGTGGACCAAGCCCATGGCCCGGGACTTCCTGCACCAGGCTCCCTTGGGGCGCACGTCCTTCTCTCT GCTGTCTGACTCCGCCTTCGACTCGCTGCGCCTCTGGGTGCTGGTGGTACTGTGCCTGCTGCGGCTGGCGGTGACCCGGCCCCACCTGCAGGCCTACCTGTGCCTGGCCAAGACCCGCGTGGAACAGCTGCGGCGGGAGGCCGGCCGCATCGAGGCCCGAGAGATCCAGCAGCGG GTGGTGCGGGTGTACTGCTACGTGACAGTTGTGAGCCTGCAGTACTTGACTCCGCTCATCCTCACGCTCAACTGCACGCTGCTGCTGAAGACCCTGG GCGGCTACTCCTGGGGCCTGGGCCCGGTCCCCACGCTGTCCCCTACCCCACCTTCAGCCCACGATGGCCCAGTCGGCCCCGAGGAGGATGAGGCCCAGCAGACTGCAGCCCTGATCGCTGGGGCCCTGGGCAGCCTGCTCACACCCCTCTTCCTCCGCGGAGTCCTCGCCTTTCTCATCTGGTGGATCGCCGCCTGCCAACTGCTCTCCAGCCTCTTTGGCCTGTACTTCCACCAGCATCTGGCGGGCTCGTAG
- the TMEM161A gene encoding transmembrane protein 161A isoform X4: protein MAVLGVQLVVTLLTATLMHRLAPHCSFARWLLCNGSLFRYKHPSEAELRALAGKQKPRGRKERRASGCIEEKPLSVPRDAPFQLETCPLTAVDALVLCFFLEYQWFVDFAVYSGGVYLFTEAYYYVLGPAKETNIAVFWCLLTIAFSVKVFLTVTRLYFSAEEGGERSVCLTFAFLFLLLAMLAQVVREETLELGLEPGLDSMSQNLEPLLKMQGWDWALPLVKLAIRVGLAVVGSMLGAFLTFPGLRLAQTHHDALTMSEDRPMLQLLLHTSFLSPLFVLWLWTKPMARDFLHQAPLGRTSFSLLSDSAFDSLRLWVLVVLCLLRLAVTRPHLQAYLCLAKTRVEQLRREAGRIEAREIQQRVVRVYCYVTVVSLQYLTPLILTLNCTLLLKTLGGYSWGLGPVPTLSPTPPSAHDGPVGPEEDEAQQTAALIAGALGSLLTPLFLRGVLAFLIWWIAACQLLSSLFGLYFHQHLAGS from the exons ATG GCGGTCCTCGGAGTGCAGCTGGTGGTGACGCTGCTCACTGCCACCCTTATGCATAGGCTGGCGCCGCACTGCTCCTTCGCGCGCTGGCTGCTCTGCAACGGCAG TCTCTTCCGATACAAGCACCCTTCGGAGGCAGAGCTGCGGGCCCTGGCAGGGAAGCAGAAGCCCAGGGGCAGGAAGGAGCG GCGGGCCAGTGGCTGTATTGAGGAGAAGCCGTTATCTGTGCCCCGAGACGCCCCGTTCCAGCTGGAGACCTGTCCGCTCACGGCTGTCGACGCGCTTG TCCTGTGCTTCTTCCTGGAGTACCAGTGGTTTGTGGACTTCGCCGTGTACTCAGGTGGCGTGTACCTCTTCACGGAGGCCTACTACTACGTGCTGGGCCCAGCCAAGGAGACCAACATCGCGGTATTCTGGTGTCTGCTCACCATCGCTTTCTCTGT CAAGGTGTTCCTGACGGTGACCCGGCTGTACTTCAGCGCCGAGGAGGGAGGCGAGCGCTCCGTCTGCCTCACCTTTGCCTTCCTCTTCCTGCTGCTGGCCATGCTGGCGCAGGTGGTGCGGGAGGAGACACTGGAGCTGGGCCTGGAGCCAG GCCTGGACAGTATGTCCCAGAACTTGGAGCCACTTCTGAAGATGCAAGGCTGGGACTGGGC TCTTCCTCTGGTCAAGCTGGCCATCCGCGTGGGGCTGGCGGTGGTGGGCTCCATGCTGGGTGCCTTCCTCACCTTCCCAGGCCTGCGACTGGCCCAGACCCACCACGATGCACTGACCATGTCTGAAGACCGGCCCATGCTGCA gctcctcctgcaCACCAGCTTCCTATCCCCCCTGTTTGTCCTGTGGCTGTGGACCAAGCCCATGGCCCGGGACTTCCTGCACCAGGCTCCCTTGGGGCGCACGTCCTTCTCTCT GCTGTCTGACTCCGCCTTCGACTCGCTGCGCCTCTGGGTGCTGGTGGTACTGTGCCTGCTGCGGCTGGCGGTGACCCGGCCCCACCTGCAGGCCTACCTGTGCCTGGCCAAGACCCGCGTGGAACAGCTGCGGCGGGAGGCCGGCCGCATCGAGGCCCGAGAGATCCAGCAGCGG GTGGTGCGGGTGTACTGCTACGTGACAGTTGTGAGCCTGCAGTACTTGACTCCGCTCATCCTCACGCTCAACTGCACGCTGCTGCTGAAGACCCTGG GCGGCTACTCCTGGGGCCTGGGCCCGGTCCCCACGCTGTCCCCTACCCCACCTTCAGCCCACGATGGCCCAGTCGGCCCCGAGGAGGATGAGGCCCAGCAGACTGCAGCCCTGATCGCTGGGGCCCTGGGCAGCCTGCTCACACCCCTCTTCCTCCGCGGAGTCCTCGCCTTTCTCATCTGGTGGATCGCCGCCTGCCAACTGCTCTCCAGCCTCTTTGGCCTGTACTTCCACCAGCATCTGGCGGGCTCGTAG
- the TMEM161A gene encoding transmembrane protein 161A isoform X2, whose product MVLGSQFEPWVSSLRGVGGNGAVLGVQLVVTLLTATLMHRLAPHCSFARWLLCNGSLFRYKHPSEAELRALAGKQKPRGRKERRASGCIEEKPLSVPRDAPFQLETCPLTAVDALVLCFFLEYQWFVDFAVYSGGVYLFTEAYYYVLGPAKETNIAVFWCLLTIAFSVKVFLTVTRLYFSAEEGGERSVCLTFAFLFLLLAMLAQVVREETLELGLEPGLDSMSQNLEPLLKMQGWDWALPLVKLAIRVGLAVVGSMLGAFLTFPGLRLAQTHHDALTMSEDRPMLQLLLHTSFLSPLFVLWLWTKPMARDFLHQAPLGRTSFSLLSDSAFDSLRLWVLVVLCLLRLAVTRPHLQAYLCLAKTRVEQLRREAGRIEAREIQQRVVRVYCYVTVVSLQYLTPLILTLNCTLLLKTLGGYSWGLGPVPTLSPTPPSAHDGPVGPEEDEAQQTAALIAGALGSLLTPLFLRGVLAFLIWWIAACQLLSSLFGLYFHQHLAGS is encoded by the exons ATG GTGCTGGGATCACAGTTTGAACCATGGGTCTCCTCCCTGAGAGGTGTCGGGGGTAATGGG GCGGTCCTCGGAGTGCAGCTGGTGGTGACGCTGCTCACTGCCACCCTTATGCATAGGCTGGCGCCGCACTGCTCCTTCGCGCGCTGGCTGCTCTGCAACGGCAG TCTCTTCCGATACAAGCACCCTTCGGAGGCAGAGCTGCGGGCCCTGGCAGGGAAGCAGAAGCCCAGGGGCAGGAAGGAGCG GCGGGCCAGTGGCTGTATTGAGGAGAAGCCGTTATCTGTGCCCCGAGACGCCCCGTTCCAGCTGGAGACCTGTCCGCTCACGGCTGTCGACGCGCTTG TCCTGTGCTTCTTCCTGGAGTACCAGTGGTTTGTGGACTTCGCCGTGTACTCAGGTGGCGTGTACCTCTTCACGGAGGCCTACTACTACGTGCTGGGCCCAGCCAAGGAGACCAACATCGCGGTATTCTGGTGTCTGCTCACCATCGCTTTCTCTGT CAAGGTGTTCCTGACGGTGACCCGGCTGTACTTCAGCGCCGAGGAGGGAGGCGAGCGCTCCGTCTGCCTCACCTTTGCCTTCCTCTTCCTGCTGCTGGCCATGCTGGCGCAGGTGGTGCGGGAGGAGACACTGGAGCTGGGCCTGGAGCCAG GCCTGGACAGTATGTCCCAGAACTTGGAGCCACTTCTGAAGATGCAAGGCTGGGACTGGGC TCTTCCTCTGGTCAAGCTGGCCATCCGCGTGGGGCTGGCGGTGGTGGGCTCCATGCTGGGTGCCTTCCTCACCTTCCCAGGCCTGCGACTGGCCCAGACCCACCACGATGCACTGACCATGTCTGAAGACCGGCCCATGCTGCA gctcctcctgcaCACCAGCTTCCTATCCCCCCTGTTTGTCCTGTGGCTGTGGACCAAGCCCATGGCCCGGGACTTCCTGCACCAGGCTCCCTTGGGGCGCACGTCCTTCTCTCT GCTGTCTGACTCCGCCTTCGACTCGCTGCGCCTCTGGGTGCTGGTGGTACTGTGCCTGCTGCGGCTGGCGGTGACCCGGCCCCACCTGCAGGCCTACCTGTGCCTGGCCAAGACCCGCGTGGAACAGCTGCGGCGGGAGGCCGGCCGCATCGAGGCCCGAGAGATCCAGCAGCGG GTGGTGCGGGTGTACTGCTACGTGACAGTTGTGAGCCTGCAGTACTTGACTCCGCTCATCCTCACGCTCAACTGCACGCTGCTGCTGAAGACCCTGG GCGGCTACTCCTGGGGCCTGGGCCCGGTCCCCACGCTGTCCCCTACCCCACCTTCAGCCCACGATGGCCCAGTCGGCCCCGAGGAGGATGAGGCCCAGCAGACTGCAGCCCTGATCGCTGGGGCCCTGGGCAGCCTGCTCACACCCCTCTTCCTCCGCGGAGTCCTCGCCTTTCTCATCTGGTGGATCGCCGCCTGCCAACTGCTCTCCAGCCTCTTTGGCCTGTACTTCCACCAGCATCTGGCGGGCTCGTAG
- the TMEM161A gene encoding transmembrane protein 161A isoform X5 encodes MHRLAPHCSFARWLLCNGSLFRYKHPSEAELRALAGKQKPRGRKERRASGCIEEKPLSVPRDAPFQLETCPLTAVDALVLCFFLEYQWFVDFAVYSGGVYLFTEAYYYVLGPAKETNIAVFWCLLTIAFSVKVFLTVTRLYFSAEEGGERSVCLTFAFLFLLLAMLAQVVREETLELGLEPGLDSMSQNLEPLLKMQGWDWALPLVKLAIRVGLAVVGSMLGAFLTFPGLRLAQTHHDALTMSEDRPMLQLLLHTSFLSPLFVLWLWTKPMARDFLHQAPLGRTSFSLLSDSAFDSLRLWVLVVLCLLRLAVTRPHLQAYLCLAKTRVEQLRREAGRIEAREIQQRVVRVYCYVTVVSLQYLTPLILTLNCTLLLKTLGGYSWGLGPVPTLSPTPPSAHDGPVGPEEDEAQQTAALIAGALGSLLTPLFLRGVLAFLIWWIAACQLLSSLFGLYFHQHLAGS; translated from the exons ATGCATAGGCTGGCGCCGCACTGCTCCTTCGCGCGCTGGCTGCTCTGCAACGGCAG TCTCTTCCGATACAAGCACCCTTCGGAGGCAGAGCTGCGGGCCCTGGCAGGGAAGCAGAAGCCCAGGGGCAGGAAGGAGCG GCGGGCCAGTGGCTGTATTGAGGAGAAGCCGTTATCTGTGCCCCGAGACGCCCCGTTCCAGCTGGAGACCTGTCCGCTCACGGCTGTCGACGCGCTTG TCCTGTGCTTCTTCCTGGAGTACCAGTGGTTTGTGGACTTCGCCGTGTACTCAGGTGGCGTGTACCTCTTCACGGAGGCCTACTACTACGTGCTGGGCCCAGCCAAGGAGACCAACATCGCGGTATTCTGGTGTCTGCTCACCATCGCTTTCTCTGT CAAGGTGTTCCTGACGGTGACCCGGCTGTACTTCAGCGCCGAGGAGGGAGGCGAGCGCTCCGTCTGCCTCACCTTTGCCTTCCTCTTCCTGCTGCTGGCCATGCTGGCGCAGGTGGTGCGGGAGGAGACACTGGAGCTGGGCCTGGAGCCAG GCCTGGACAGTATGTCCCAGAACTTGGAGCCACTTCTGAAGATGCAAGGCTGGGACTGGGC TCTTCCTCTGGTCAAGCTGGCCATCCGCGTGGGGCTGGCGGTGGTGGGCTCCATGCTGGGTGCCTTCCTCACCTTCCCAGGCCTGCGACTGGCCCAGACCCACCACGATGCACTGACCATGTCTGAAGACCGGCCCATGCTGCA gctcctcctgcaCACCAGCTTCCTATCCCCCCTGTTTGTCCTGTGGCTGTGGACCAAGCCCATGGCCCGGGACTTCCTGCACCAGGCTCCCTTGGGGCGCACGTCCTTCTCTCT GCTGTCTGACTCCGCCTTCGACTCGCTGCGCCTCTGGGTGCTGGTGGTACTGTGCCTGCTGCGGCTGGCGGTGACCCGGCCCCACCTGCAGGCCTACCTGTGCCTGGCCAAGACCCGCGTGGAACAGCTGCGGCGGGAGGCCGGCCGCATCGAGGCCCGAGAGATCCAGCAGCGG GTGGTGCGGGTGTACTGCTACGTGACAGTTGTGAGCCTGCAGTACTTGACTCCGCTCATCCTCACGCTCAACTGCACGCTGCTGCTGAAGACCCTGG GCGGCTACTCCTGGGGCCTGGGCCCGGTCCCCACGCTGTCCCCTACCCCACCTTCAGCCCACGATGGCCCAGTCGGCCCCGAGGAGGATGAGGCCCAGCAGACTGCAGCCCTGATCGCTGGGGCCCTGGGCAGCCTGCTCACACCCCTCTTCCTCCGCGGAGTCCTCGCCTTTCTCATCTGGTGGATCGCCGCCTGCCAACTGCTCTCCAGCCTCTTTGGCCTGTACTTCCACCAGCATCTGGCGGGCTCGTAG
- the TMEM161A gene encoding transmembrane protein 161A isoform X3 — translation MISIFRDNFRWRKTWGTVSWVNSEAGSSAETQLAVLGVQLVVTLLTATLMHRLAPHCSFARWLLCNGSLFRYKHPSEAELRALAGKQKPRGRKERRASGCIEEKPLSVPRDAPFQLETCPLTAVDALGGVYLFTEAYYYVLGPAKETNIAVFWCLLTIAFSVKVFLTVTRLYFSAEEGGERSVCLTFAFLFLLLAMLAQVVREETLELGLEPGLDSMSQNLEPLLKMQGWDWALPLVKLAIRVGLAVVGSMLGAFLTFPGLRLAQTHHDALTMSEDRPMLQLLLHTSFLSPLFVLWLWTKPMARDFLHQAPLGRTSFSLLSDSAFDSLRLWVLVVLCLLRLAVTRPHLQAYLCLAKTRVEQLRREAGRIEAREIQQRVVRVYCYVTVVSLQYLTPLILTLNCTLLLKTLGGYSWGLGPVPTLSPTPPSAHDGPVGPEEDEAQQTAALIAGALGSLLTPLFLRGVLAFLIWWIAACQLLSSLFGLYFHQHLAGS, via the exons atgATTTCAATTTTCAGGGATAACTTCAGATGGAGGAAGACGTGGGGGACAGTCAGCTGGGTGAACAGTGAAGCTGGAAGTTCAGCTGAGACACAGTTG GCGGTCCTCGGAGTGCAGCTGGTGGTGACGCTGCTCACTGCCACCCTTATGCATAGGCTGGCGCCGCACTGCTCCTTCGCGCGCTGGCTGCTCTGCAACGGCAG TCTCTTCCGATACAAGCACCCTTCGGAGGCAGAGCTGCGGGCCCTGGCAGGGAAGCAGAAGCCCAGGGGCAGGAAGGAGCG GCGGGCCAGTGGCTGTATTGAGGAGAAGCCGTTATCTGTGCCCCGAGACGCCCCGTTCCAGCTGGAGACCTGTCCGCTCACGGCTGTCGACGCGCTTG GTGGCGTGTACCTCTTCACGGAGGCCTACTACTACGTGCTGGGCCCAGCCAAGGAGACCAACATCGCGGTATTCTGGTGTCTGCTCACCATCGCTTTCTCTGT CAAGGTGTTCCTGACGGTGACCCGGCTGTACTTCAGCGCCGAGGAGGGAGGCGAGCGCTCCGTCTGCCTCACCTTTGCCTTCCTCTTCCTGCTGCTGGCCATGCTGGCGCAGGTGGTGCGGGAGGAGACACTGGAGCTGGGCCTGGAGCCAG GCCTGGACAGTATGTCCCAGAACTTGGAGCCACTTCTGAAGATGCAAGGCTGGGACTGGGC TCTTCCTCTGGTCAAGCTGGCCATCCGCGTGGGGCTGGCGGTGGTGGGCTCCATGCTGGGTGCCTTCCTCACCTTCCCAGGCCTGCGACTGGCCCAGACCCACCACGATGCACTGACCATGTCTGAAGACCGGCCCATGCTGCA gctcctcctgcaCACCAGCTTCCTATCCCCCCTGTTTGTCCTGTGGCTGTGGACCAAGCCCATGGCCCGGGACTTCCTGCACCAGGCTCCCTTGGGGCGCACGTCCTTCTCTCT GCTGTCTGACTCCGCCTTCGACTCGCTGCGCCTCTGGGTGCTGGTGGTACTGTGCCTGCTGCGGCTGGCGGTGACCCGGCCCCACCTGCAGGCCTACCTGTGCCTGGCCAAGACCCGCGTGGAACAGCTGCGGCGGGAGGCCGGCCGCATCGAGGCCCGAGAGATCCAGCAGCGG GTGGTGCGGGTGTACTGCTACGTGACAGTTGTGAGCCTGCAGTACTTGACTCCGCTCATCCTCACGCTCAACTGCACGCTGCTGCTGAAGACCCTGG GCGGCTACTCCTGGGGCCTGGGCCCGGTCCCCACGCTGTCCCCTACCCCACCTTCAGCCCACGATGGCCCAGTCGGCCCCGAGGAGGATGAGGCCCAGCAGACTGCAGCCCTGATCGCTGGGGCCCTGGGCAGCCTGCTCACACCCCTCTTCCTCCGCGGAGTCCTCGCCTTTCTCATCTGGTGGATCGCCGCCTGCCAACTGCTCTCCAGCCTCTTTGGCCTGTACTTCCACCAGCATCTGGCGGGCTCGTAG